In Gossypium hirsutum isolate 1008001.06 chromosome D06, Gossypium_hirsutum_v2.1, whole genome shotgun sequence, one genomic interval encodes:
- the LOC121203291 gene encoding uncharacterized protein — protein MDVLYVEIYSFYYFEDVFSISLDNNVGIISGFNYEDTSMIYHDNSTGTLNLSFRGIWGWDDSCIFIGNMRKGIDVISPVQRTSVMTLQSPQLPAIPWRFDAHPYEVGMLAAATNGSGVCLWTP, from the exons ATGGATGTACTTTATGTTGAGATATATAGCTTCTATTATTTTGAGGATGTCTTTAGCATTAG TTTGGACAACAATGTTGGTATAATAAGTGGATTCAATTATGAAGACACTTCTATGATATACCATGATAATTCAACAGGAACTTTGAATCTTAGTTTCAG AGGTATATGGGGGTGGGATGATTCATGCATATTCATTGGCAACATGAGAAAAGGTATTGATGTAATCTCTCCAGTTCAAAGAACAAGTGTAATGACATTACAGAGTCCACAATTGCCTGCAATTCCCTGGAGATTTGATGCACATCCATATGAAGTTGGGATGTTAGCAGCAGCCACCAATGGGAGTGGAGTTTGCCTGTGGACACCATGA